In Streptomyces hawaiiensis, one genomic interval encodes:
- a CDS encoding GlxA family transcriptional regulator — MSQGSSQRPHRVAVIVDEGTNPFEVGVATELFGLPRPELGLPGPLYEVTLCAPAPEIRMNHGFFTLTGVRGLDAVAEADTLVVPGRPDNVVPRGPDVLDVIRRAHARGARVVSFCTGTFALAEAGLLDGRRAATHWRWTDCFRRLHPRVLLEPDVLFVDEGGLLTAAGSAAALDLGLYIWRRDHGAEIANHVSRRLVFAAHRDGGQRQFVERPVPEVRDESLAPLLAWAQERLDEPLTVADLAARARVSPATLHRRFRAQLGTTPLAWLTGERVGVACRLIERGEERLDVVAARSGLGTAGNLRTRLRRVTGLSPSAYRRRFGGGGGEALGS, encoded by the coding sequence ATGTCGCAAGGATCCTCGCAACGCCCGCACAGGGTCGCCGTGATCGTCGACGAGGGCACCAACCCCTTCGAGGTCGGTGTGGCCACCGAACTGTTCGGGCTGCCGCGGCCCGAGCTGGGGCTGCCGGGGCCGTTGTACGAGGTGACGCTGTGCGCGCCCGCGCCGGAGATCCGGATGAACCACGGCTTCTTCACTCTCACCGGCGTCCGCGGCCTGGACGCCGTGGCGGAGGCGGACACGCTGGTCGTGCCGGGCCGGCCGGACAACGTCGTACCGCGCGGCCCCGACGTCCTCGACGTCATCCGTCGGGCACACGCGCGTGGCGCCCGGGTCGTGAGCTTCTGCACCGGCACCTTCGCCCTCGCCGAGGCCGGACTGCTGGACGGGCGGCGGGCGGCGACCCACTGGCGCTGGACGGACTGCTTCCGCCGGCTGCACCCGCGGGTGCTGTTGGAGCCGGACGTGCTGTTCGTCGACGAGGGCGGTCTCCTCACCGCCGCCGGCAGCGCGGCCGCGCTCGATCTCGGGCTGTACATCTGGCGGCGTGATCACGGCGCGGAGATCGCCAACCACGTCTCCCGCCGGCTGGTGTTCGCCGCGCACCGCGACGGCGGTCAGCGGCAGTTCGTGGAGCGGCCGGTCCCGGAGGTGCGGGACGAGTCCCTGGCCCCGCTGCTGGCGTGGGCGCAGGAGCGGCTGGATGAGCCGCTGACCGTGGCGGACCTGGCCGCACGCGCGCGTGTCAGCCCCGCCACGCTGCACCGCCGCTTCCGCGCCCAGCTCGGGACGACCCCGCTGGCGTGGCTGACCGGGGAGCGCGTGGGGGTGGCCTGCCGGCTGATCGAGCGGGGTGAGGAGCGGCTGGACGTCGTGGCGGCCCGCAGCGGACTCGGGACGGCCGGCAACCTGCGGACCCGGCTGCGGCGGGTGACCGGGCTCAGCCCGTCGGCCTATCGGCGGCGTTTCGGAGGCGGCGGCGGGGAAGCCCTGGGGTCATGA
- a CDS encoding LURP-one-related/scramblase family protein, whose amino-acid sequence MRFLVYDRLLGFGDDYWIEDDHGSKVFLVDGKALRLRDTWELKDTQGRVLVDIHQKMLALRDTMVLQRSGEPLATIRRKRLSLLRNHYRVSLADGSELDVSGKILDREFAVEYDGELLAVISRRWLTVRDTYGVDVVREDADPALLIAVAVCVIHLAEKERED is encoded by the coding sequence ATGAGATTCCTCGTGTACGACCGGCTTCTCGGCTTCGGTGACGACTACTGGATCGAGGACGACCACGGCAGCAAGGTCTTCCTCGTCGACGGCAAGGCCCTGCGGCTGCGGGACACCTGGGAGCTGAAGGACACCCAGGGGCGCGTCCTCGTCGACATCCACCAGAAGATGCTCGCCCTGCGCGACACCATGGTGCTCCAGCGGAGCGGGGAGCCGCTGGCGACGATCCGACGGAAGCGGCTGTCCCTGCTGCGCAACCACTACCGGGTGTCCCTGGCCGACGGCAGCGAGCTGGACGTAAGCGGCAAGATCCTGGACCGGGAGTTCGCCGTCGAGTACGACGGGGAGCTGCTGGCGGTGATCTCCCGGCGGTGGCTGACCGTACGGGACACCTACGGCGTGGACGTCGTCCGCGAGGACGCGGATCCCGCGCTGCTGATCGCGGTGGCCGTGTGTGTGATCCACCTGGCGGAGAAGGAGCGGGAGGACTGA
- a CDS encoding DUF6458 family protein translates to MGLGGCIILIAVGAILTFATDWDMQGVNLDLVGIILMIVGLIGVTTFSSIARRRRVVVPPTTQVVEDPAAHHHRRDGYSDGYGV, encoded by the coding sequence ATGGGCCTCGGCGGATGCATCATCCTCATCGCCGTGGGAGCCATCCTCACGTTCGCGACCGACTGGGACATGCAGGGGGTCAACCTCGACCTGGTCGGCATCATCCTGATGATCGTCGGACTGATCGGCGTCACCACGTTCAGCAGCATCGCCAGGCGCCGGCGTGTGGTGGTACCCCCCACGACACAGGTCGTCGAAGACCCGGCGGCACACCACCACCGCCGGGACGGCTACAGCGACGGTTACGGGGTGTGA
- a CDS encoding dihydrolipoamide acetyltransferase family protein codes for MTTMTEASVREFKMPDVGEGLTEAEILKWYVQPGDMVTDGQVVCEVETAKAAVELPIPYDGVVRDLHFPEGTTVDVGTAIISVDVGGGSAAPAPAAERPAAAEPAEEPKAAGSGRQPVLVGYGVATSSTRRRPRKGPEVPVRQASPAIQTELNGHAPAAPAAAAPAIPATPAAPAGTQRPLAKPPVRKLAKDLGVDLTTVVPTGPDGVITREDVHAAVASAVPAVPEPSAASAPAAAQAPVSYDTARETRIPVKGVRKATAAAMVGSAFTAPHVTEFVTVDVTRTMKLVEELKADKEFAGLRVNPLLLIAKALLVAIRRNPDVNASWDEAAQEIVVKHYVNLGIAAATPRGLIVPNIKDAHAKTLPQLAESLGDLVATARDGKTSPAAMQGGTVTITNVGVFGVDTGTPILNPGESAILAVGAIKPQPWVHKGKVKPRQVTTLALSFDHRLVDGQLGSKVLADVAAILEQPKRLITWA; via the coding sequence GTGACGACGATGACGGAAGCGTCCGTGCGCGAGTTCAAGATGCCCGACGTGGGCGAGGGACTCACCGAGGCCGAGATCCTCAAGTGGTACGTCCAGCCCGGCGACATGGTCACCGACGGCCAGGTGGTCTGCGAGGTCGAAACGGCGAAGGCGGCCGTCGAGCTGCCCATCCCGTACGACGGCGTGGTCCGGGACCTGCACTTCCCCGAGGGCACCACGGTCGACGTGGGCACGGCGATCATCTCGGTGGACGTGGGCGGTGGCAGTGCCGCACCCGCGCCCGCCGCCGAGCGGCCCGCGGCGGCCGAGCCCGCCGAGGAGCCCAAGGCGGCGGGCTCGGGACGCCAGCCGGTCCTGGTGGGCTACGGGGTGGCGACCTCGTCCACCCGCCGCCGTCCCCGCAAGGGCCCGGAGGTCCCGGTCCGGCAGGCCTCACCGGCGATCCAGACGGAGCTGAACGGCCACGCGCCGGCGGCCCCCGCCGCGGCCGCCCCCGCCATCCCGGCCACCCCGGCCGCCCCGGCCGGCACCCAACGCCCGCTGGCCAAGCCTCCCGTCCGCAAGCTGGCCAAGGACCTGGGCGTCGACCTGACGACGGTCGTCCCGACGGGCCCGGACGGCGTCATCACCCGCGAGGACGTGCACGCGGCGGTCGCATCGGCCGTCCCGGCGGTACCCGAGCCGTCGGCCGCGTCCGCCCCGGCGGCGGCCCAGGCGCCGGTGTCGTACGACACCGCGCGTGAGACCCGCATCCCGGTCAAGGGGGTCCGCAAGGCGACGGCGGCGGCGATGGTCGGCTCGGCGTTCACGGCGCCGCATGTCACGGAGTTCGTGACGGTCGACGTGACGCGCACGATGAAGCTGGTCGAGGAGCTGAAGGCGGACAAGGAGTTCGCGGGCCTGCGCGTGAACCCCCTGCTGCTGATCGCCAAGGCGCTGCTCGTCGCGATCCGGCGCAACCCGGACGTCAACGCGTCCTGGGACGAGGCCGCACAGGAGATCGTGGTCAAGCACTACGTGAACCTGGGCATCGCGGCCGCGACCCCGCGCGGCCTGATCGTGCCGAACATCAAGGACGCCCACGCCAAGACGCTGCCGCAGCTGGCCGAGTCGCTGGGCGACCTGGTGGCGACGGCCAGGGACGGCAAGACGTCCCCGGCGGCCATGCAGGGCGGCACGGTGACGATCACCAACGTCGGCGTCTTCGGCGTCGACACGGGCACGCCGATCCTCAACCCGGGCGAGTCCGCGATCCTGGCGGTCGGCGCGATCAAGCCCCAGCCGTGGGTCCACAAGGGCAAGGTGAAGCCCCGTCAGGTCACCACCCTGGCGCTGTCGTTCGACCACCGTCTGGTCGACGGCCAGTTGGGCTCGAAGGTCCTGGCCGACGTGGCGGCGATCCTGGAGCAGCCCAAGCGCCTGATCACCTGGGCGTGA
- a CDS encoding carbon-nitrogen family hydrolase: MHASVIQIAVNEDESVEARRRRVAGMVREQAGADLVVLPELWTTGAFAYEEFGREAEPLEGPTYEAMAKAASDAGVWLHAGSIPERDPDGPLYNTSLVFSPSGDLAAAYRKIHRFGFDKGEAVLMGAGTELVTVRLPATTLGLSTCYDLRFPELFRGLVDAGAETLVVSAGWPERRRSHWTLLAQARAVENQSFLLACATAGTHAGVPQAGHSIVVDPWGEVLAQAGAGEEVLTVEFDPGKVATTREQFPALKDRMLGLRPPHRP, from the coding sequence GTGCACGCTTCTGTGATCCAGATCGCCGTGAACGAGGACGAATCGGTCGAAGCGCGCCGCCGACGCGTGGCGGGGATGGTCCGGGAACAGGCCGGGGCCGATCTCGTCGTCCTGCCGGAGCTGTGGACCACGGGTGCCTTCGCCTACGAGGAGTTCGGGCGCGAGGCCGAGCCGCTCGAAGGGCCGACGTACGAGGCGATGGCGAAGGCCGCGAGTGACGCGGGGGTGTGGCTGCACGCCGGTTCGATCCCCGAGCGTGACCCGGACGGACCGCTCTACAACACCTCCCTCGTCTTCTCCCCCTCCGGCGATCTGGCCGCCGCCTACCGCAAGATCCACCGCTTCGGCTTCGACAAGGGCGAGGCCGTGCTGATGGGCGCGGGCACGGAGCTGGTGACGGTGCGTCTGCCCGCGACGACCCTGGGCCTGTCCACCTGCTACGACCTCCGCTTCCCTGAGCTCTTCCGCGGTCTCGTCGACGCCGGTGCCGAGACGCTCGTGGTGTCGGCGGGCTGGCCGGAGCGCCGCCGGTCCCACTGGACGCTGCTGGCCCAGGCACGGGCCGTGGAGAACCAGTCGTTCCTCCTCGCCTGCGCAACGGCCGGGACGCACGCCGGAGTTCCCCAGGCCGGTCACTCGATCGTGGTCGACCCGTGGGGCGAGGTGCTGGCTCAGGCCGGTGCCGGCGAGGAGGTCCTCACGGTGGAGTTCGACCCGGGGAAGGTCGCGACGACCCGGGAGCAGTTCCCGGCGCTGAAGGACCGGATGCTGGGACTGCGGCCTCCTCACCGGCCCTGA
- a CDS encoding twin-arginine translocation signal domain-containing protein: MKLSLPHILRRSPAAGAAHRRGLSRRALLGRVAAVGGAVGVAALPLSHFLSQAYADANNPIPARVRDALRSAQDRSRRVLAGSRSHNGWEMENVADDGGTVYTRPVPGTPLGGVAVRMGDVETVLVHLVRRFHYEVDPLRRGDVLGWHDPAALARSRPESNLASGTAVRIRAGSYPRGARGGFFPQQEVVIRDILAELDGVLRWGGDDRTPDESLFCVDVRPGDQRLVQVAARIRGWQLEPGAGAGAAVNVLSGGRRKAARALERRQRAAA; encoded by the coding sequence TTGAAGCTCAGCCTCCCCCACATCCTCCGCAGATCACCGGCGGCCGGCGCCGCCCACCGCCGTGGCCTGTCCCGCCGCGCCCTGCTCGGCCGTGTCGCCGCGGTCGGCGGTGCCGTAGGCGTAGCCGCCCTGCCCCTGTCCCATTTCCTGTCCCAGGCGTACGCCGACGCGAACAACCCCATCCCGGCCCGCGTGCGGGACGCCCTGCGTAGCGCGCAGGACCGGAGCCGGCGCGTGCTGGCGGGCTCGCGCTCCCACAACGGCTGGGAGATGGAGAACGTCGCCGACGACGGCGGCACCGTCTACACCCGCCCCGTCCCCGGCACCCCGCTGGGGGGTGTCGCCGTGCGCATGGGCGACGTGGAGACCGTCCTCGTCCACCTGGTGCGCCGGTTCCACTACGAGGTCGACCCGCTGCGCCGGGGCGACGTCCTCGGATGGCACGACCCCGCCGCACTCGCCAGGAGCAGGCCCGAGTCGAATCTGGCGTCCGGCACGGCCGTGCGGATCCGGGCCGGCTCCTACCCGCGCGGCGCCCGGGGCGGTTTCTTCCCGCAGCAGGAGGTCGTGATCCGCGACATCCTCGCCGAGCTCGACGGCGTGCTCCGCTGGGGCGGCGACGACCGTACGCCCGACGAGTCGCTGTTCTGCGTCGACGTACGGCCGGGCGACCAGCGGCTGGTACAGGTCGCGGCGCGGATCCGCGGCTGGCAGCTGGAGCCGGGAGCCGGTGCCGGTGCGGCGGTGAACGTGCTGTCGGGCGGCCGGCGCAAGGCGGCCCGGGCGCTGGAGCGCCGTCAGCGCGCCGCGGCATGA
- a CDS encoding cupin domain-containing protein produces the protein MTQEPVSLAHALTTFSERWSPRIVTAVNDYDVRIAKVEGEHVWHVHDRTDEFFLVLDGELHLALREPAGERTVVLPRGSVFTVPRGTEHKPYAPVPTAILMFEPTGTLTVGDRHDEVPDHVDATTGHALG, from the coding sequence GTGACCCAGGAACCCGTCTCCCTCGCCCACGCCCTGACCACCTTCTCCGAGCGCTGGAGCCCCCGCATCGTCACCGCCGTGAACGACTACGACGTCCGCATCGCGAAGGTGGAGGGCGAACACGTCTGGCACGTCCACGATCGCACCGACGAGTTCTTCCTCGTCCTCGACGGCGAACTGCACCTCGCCCTGCGCGAGCCGGCCGGCGAGCGCACGGTCGTCCTGCCCCGGGGCAGTGTCTTCACGGTCCCGCGCGGCACCGAGCACAAGCCGTACGCCCCCGTCCCGACCGCGATCCTCATGTTCGAACCGACCGGCACCCTCACGGTCGGCGACCGCCACGACGAGGTCCCGGACCATGTGGACGCCACTACGGGACACGCGCTGGGGTGA
- a CDS encoding D-alanyl-D-alanine carboxypeptidase family protein, which produces MITGIQGTRLRRAAAVAVTTGAMLATGALTVAPAQAASAPSIAAKGGYVMNNATGKSLYTKAADTRRSTGSTTKIMTALVVLKQSNLNMDSKVTVQKAYSDYIVDNNYASNAKLIVGDKVTVRQLLYGLMLPSGCDAAYALADKFGSGSTRSARVKSFIGKMNTTAKNLGLKNTHFDSFDGIGKGANYSTPRDLTKLAGAAMKNSTFRTVVKTKKYTAKTTTKTGGTRTMAPWENTNPLLGSYSGAIGVKTGSGPEAKYCLVFAATRSGKTVIGTVLASTGLTARKTDATKLLNYGFTK; this is translated from the coding sequence TTGATAACCGGCATTCAGGGCACCCGCCTCCGCAGAGCAGCGGCCGTCGCCGTCACCACCGGCGCCATGCTCGCCACCGGTGCCCTCACCGTCGCGCCGGCGCAGGCCGCCTCGGCGCCCTCCATCGCCGCCAAGGGCGGCTACGTGATGAACAACGCGACCGGCAAGTCGCTCTACACCAAGGCGGCCGACACGCGCCGCTCGACCGGCTCGACCACCAAGATCATGACCGCTCTGGTGGTGCTGAAGCAGTCGAACCTCAACATGGACAGCAAGGTCACGGTCCAGAAGGCGTACAGCGACTACATCGTCGACAACAACTACGCGTCCAACGCGAAGCTGATCGTCGGCGACAAGGTCACCGTCCGCCAGCTGCTGTACGGGTTGATGCTGCCGTCCGGCTGCGACGCGGCGTACGCCCTCGCCGACAAGTTCGGCTCGGGCTCGACGCGCTCGGCGCGCGTGAAGTCGTTCATCGGCAAGATGAACACCACCGCCAAGAACCTGGGTCTGAAGAACACCCACTTCGACTCGTTCGACGGCATCGGCAAGGGCGCCAACTACTCCACGCCGCGCGACCTGACGAAGCTCGCCGGCGCCGCGATGAAGAACTCCACGTTCCGCACGGTCGTCAAGACGAAGAAGTACACGGCGAAGACGACCACCAAGACCGGCGGCACGCGGACGATGGCGCCGTGGGAGAACACCAACCCGCTGCTCGGCAGCTACTCCGGCGCGATCGGCGTGAAGACCGGTTCCGGCCCGGAGGCGAAGTACTGCCTGGTCTTCGCCGCCACCCGCAGCGGCAAGACGGTCATCGGCACGGTCCTCGCCTCGACCGGCCTGACCGCCCGCAAGACCGACGCGACGAAGCTGCTCAACTACGGCTTCACCAAGTAG
- a CDS encoding maleylpyruvate isomerase family mycothiol-dependent enzyme has translation MSLHPTLQPYADAWTHSVEAISELLQPLAEAEWNRRTPCPGWSVRDVVSHVIGLDCEMLGDPRPIHSLPRDLFHVTNEHQRYMEMQVDVRRHHTAPEMTSELEYVIIRRNRQLRNESRDPGTKVRGPLGSELTLEESMRRHAFDVWVHEQDLRTALGRPGSLDSPGALVARDVLLGELPRVVAEDAQAPRSSAVVFDVHGPVEFLRTIRVDIQGRGTLETAPALGPAATLTLDWETYVRLACGRVTPESVSDRLKTEGDPELTAAILRNFTVTQ, from the coding sequence GTGAGTCTGCATCCCACCCTCCAGCCCTACGCCGACGCCTGGACCCACTCCGTCGAAGCGATATCCGAGCTGCTCCAGCCGCTCGCGGAGGCCGAATGGAACCGGCGGACGCCGTGCCCGGGGTGGTCGGTGCGGGACGTGGTCTCCCATGTCATCGGTCTGGACTGCGAGATGCTCGGCGACCCGCGGCCCATCCACAGCCTCCCGCGCGACCTGTTCCACGTCACCAACGAGCACCAGCGCTACATGGAGATGCAGGTCGACGTCCGCCGCCACCACACGGCGCCGGAGATGACCTCCGAGCTGGAGTACGTGATCATCCGCCGCAACCGGCAGCTGCGGAACGAATCGCGTGACCCGGGCACGAAGGTGCGGGGGCCGCTCGGCAGCGAGCTCACCCTCGAGGAGTCGATGCGGCGCCACGCGTTCGACGTGTGGGTGCACGAGCAGGACCTGCGCACGGCCCTCGGCCGGCCCGGCAGCCTCGACTCCCCCGGCGCGCTGGTCGCCCGTGACGTGCTGCTCGGCGAACTGCCTCGCGTGGTGGCCGAGGACGCACAGGCGCCGCGCAGCTCGGCGGTCGTCTTCGACGTGCACGGGCCCGTCGAGTTCCTGCGCACGATCCGCGTCGACATCCAGGGCCGCGGCACCCTCGAAACGGCCCCGGCCCTCGGCCCGGCCGCGACCCTCACGCTCGACTGGGAGACGTACGTCCGTCTGGCCTGCGGCCGCGTGACCCCGGAGTCGGTGTCCGACCGGCTGAAGACGGAGGGCGACCCGGAGCTGACGGCGGCGATCCTGAGGAACTTCACGGTGACGCAGTAG
- a CDS encoding SAM-dependent methyltransferase, giving the protein MTPPHRTRLTFHGPLSEARADALVQRLTRHRPTTVLDIGCGSGELMLRVLATAPEATGTGIDLDSDDLARGRKAAADRGLASRARFLQESASGTTRGPADLVLCVGSSQALGDRLPEALGELRRLVTGHGRVLLGEGFWQRAPTPDELSRMWPDAAATDHPDLATLIGLAIDAGFRPEWTETASLDEWEQFESGYLADTEVWLAEYPDDPLAAQTRERADRHRARWLTYRGVLGLAYLTLVPVAAR; this is encoded by the coding sequence ATGACGCCACCCCACCGCACCCGCCTGACCTTCCACGGCCCGCTGTCCGAAGCCCGGGCAGACGCCCTCGTACAGCGCCTCACCCGCCACCGCCCCACCACGGTCCTGGACATCGGCTGCGGCTCGGGTGAGCTGATGCTCCGCGTCCTGGCCACCGCGCCGGAGGCGACCGGCACGGGCATCGACCTGGACTCCGACGACCTGGCGCGAGGGCGCAAGGCCGCCGCGGACCGCGGACTGGCATCCCGGGCCCGGTTCCTTCAGGAGTCCGCCAGCGGAACCACCCGGGGCCCCGCCGACCTCGTCCTGTGCGTGGGATCGAGCCAGGCCCTCGGCGACCGGCTCCCCGAGGCGCTCGGGGAACTCCGCCGCCTGGTCACCGGCCACGGCCGCGTCCTGCTCGGCGAGGGCTTCTGGCAGCGCGCCCCCACCCCCGACGAACTGTCCCGCATGTGGCCGGACGCCGCCGCGACGGACCACCCCGACCTCGCGACCCTCATCGGCCTGGCCATCGACGCGGGGTTCAGGCCGGAGTGGACGGAGACCGCGAGCCTCGACGAATGGGAGCAGTTCGAGTCGGGATACCTCGCGGACACCGAGGTGTGGCTCGCCGAGTACCCCGATGACCCCCTGGCGGCCCAGACCCGTGAGCGCGCCGACCGGCACCGCGCCAGGTGGCTCACCTACCGCGGCGTCCTCGGCCTCGCGTACCTCACCCTCGTACCGGTGGCGGCCCGCTGA
- a CDS encoding GntR family transcriptional regulator, with translation MTLAVKQPPAADRVYAHVKQGVLERRYEGGTLLTEGELAEAVGVSRTPVREALLRLEAEGLIRLYPKKGALVLPVSAQEIADVVETRLLVEEHAARKAVPAPAGLIERLEELLARQKRQAAAGDLAGAAVTDRCFHAEIVRSGGNEILSRLYDQLRDRQLRMGVAVMHSHPDRIAKTLAEHEEILDALRSGDAEAAVGLVRRHVGWFSHLARGEAR, from the coding sequence ATGACCCTGGCCGTGAAGCAACCGCCCGCCGCCGACCGCGTCTACGCCCATGTCAAACAGGGCGTCCTGGAGCGCCGCTACGAGGGCGGCACCCTCCTCACCGAGGGCGAGCTCGCCGAAGCCGTGGGCGTCTCCCGCACGCCGGTCCGCGAGGCGCTGCTCCGGCTGGAGGCCGAGGGGCTGATCCGGCTCTACCCGAAGAAGGGCGCCCTCGTCCTGCCCGTCTCCGCGCAGGAGATCGCCGACGTCGTCGAGACCCGGCTGCTCGTCGAGGAGCACGCGGCGCGCAAGGCCGTGCCCGCGCCGGCCGGGCTCATCGAGCGCCTGGAGGAGCTGCTGGCCCGGCAGAAGAGGCAGGCCGCCGCCGGGGACCTCGCCGGGGCCGCCGTCACCGACCGCTGCTTCCACGCCGAGATCGTCCGCAGCGGCGGCAACGAGATCCTCTCCCGCCTCTACGACCAGCTGCGCGACCGCCAGTTGCGCATGGGCGTGGCCGTCATGCACTCCCACCCCGACCGCATCGCCAAGACCCTCGCCGAGCACGAGGAGATCCTCGACGCGCTGCGCTCAGGTGACGCGGAAGCGGCCGTCGGCCTCGTCCGCCGGCACGTCGGCTGGTTCTCGCACCTGGCCCGCGGGGAGGCCCGATGA
- a CDS encoding MFS transporter, translating into MSATAIPGDPPGGRRALAVWGTGVSVYFVAVIFRTSLGVAGLDAADRFHVNASALSTFSILQLLVYAGMQIPVGLLVDRLGTKKVLALGAVLFTAGQLGFAFSPSYGTALASRALLGCGDALTFISVLRLGSRWFPARRGPLVAQFAGLVGMAGNLVSTLVLARLLHGIGWTAAFAGSAAAGAVVLVLVLLFLKDHPEGHEPEPLPHQGAAYVRRQIAASWREPGTRLGLWVHFTTQFPAMVFLLLWGLPFLVEAQGLSRAVAGELLTLVVLSNMVVGLVYGQIVARHHGARLPLALGTVGTTAALWAATLAYPGAHAPMWLLIVLCTVLGACGPASMIGFDFARPANPPERQGTASGITNMGGFVASITTLFAIGVLLDATGGDYSLAFSVVFVLQAAGVSQILRLRRQAARRERERLVASRVETVHVPA; encoded by the coding sequence ATGAGCGCCACCGCGATACCGGGCGACCCGCCGGGCGGTCGCAGGGCGCTGGCCGTCTGGGGCACGGGCGTATCGGTCTACTTCGTCGCGGTCATCTTCCGCACGTCCCTGGGCGTGGCCGGCCTCGACGCCGCCGACCGCTTCCATGTGAACGCCTCCGCCCTGTCCACCTTCTCCATCCTCCAGCTGCTGGTCTACGCGGGCATGCAGATCCCCGTCGGCCTGCTGGTCGACCGGCTCGGCACCAAGAAGGTGCTGGCGCTCGGCGCGGTGCTGTTCACGGCCGGGCAGCTGGGCTTCGCCTTCTCCCCTTCGTACGGAACGGCGCTCGCCTCCCGGGCGCTGCTCGGCTGCGGTGACGCGCTGACGTTCATCAGCGTGCTGCGCCTGGGCAGCCGCTGGTTCCCGGCCCGCCGCGGACCGCTGGTCGCCCAGTTCGCGGGACTGGTCGGCATGGCGGGCAACCTGGTCTCCACGCTCGTCCTGGCCCGGCTGCTGCACGGCATCGGCTGGACGGCGGCGTTCGCGGGCAGCGCGGCCGCCGGGGCCGTGGTGCTCGTCCTGGTGCTGCTGTTCCTCAAGGACCACCCGGAGGGCCACGAGCCGGAGCCGCTCCCGCACCAGGGCGCGGCCTACGTACGGCGGCAGATCGCCGCCTCCTGGCGGGAGCCCGGGACGCGACTCGGCCTCTGGGTGCACTTCACCACCCAGTTCCCGGCGATGGTGTTCCTGCTGCTGTGGGGCCTGCCGTTCCTCGTCGAGGCGCAGGGGCTGTCCCGGGCGGTGGCCGGTGAACTCCTCACGCTGGTCGTGCTGTCGAACATGGTGGTGGGCCTGGTCTACGGCCAGATCGTCGCCCGGCACCACGGGGCGCGGCTGCCGCTCGCGCTCGGGACGGTCGGCACGACGGCGGCCCTGTGGGCGGCGACCCTCGCCTACCCGGGCGCGCACGCCCCGATGTGGCTGCTGATCGTGCTGTGCACGGTGCTCGGGGCGTGCGGACCGGCTTCGATGATCGGCTTCGACTTCGCCCGCCCGGCCAACCCGCCCGAACGGCAGGGCACCGCCTCCGGCATCACCAACATGGGCGGCTTCGTGGCCTCCATAACCACGCTGTTCGCGATCGGTGTGCTCCTGGACGCCACCGGCGGCGACTACTCCCTGGCCTTCTCGGTGGTGTTCGTGCTCCAGGCGGCCGGGGTCTCCCAGATCCTGCGGCTGCGCCGGCAGGCGGCTCGGCGGGAGCGGGAGCGGCTGGTGGCCAGCCGGGTGGAGACGGTGCACGTGCCGGCGTAG